In the Deinococcus ficus genome, one interval contains:
- the rplS gene encoding 50S ribosomal protein L19, translating to MQNQVKVNRGAILRAVEQPHIKTDAPDFRPGDTVRVETKVVEGNRTRNQAFEGVVIAINGTGSRKSFTVRKISFGEGVERVFPFSSPLLAKVTVLERGKVRRAKLYYLRDLRGKAARIKNDRSRVMKDAARAQAQKASAAAAEAAPEAQGE from the coding sequence ATGCAGAACCAGGTGAAAGTCAACCGTGGCGCCATCCTCCGCGCCGTTGAGCAGCCCCACATCAAGACCGACGCGCCCGACTTCCGCCCCGGCGACACCGTCCGCGTGGAAACCAAGGTCGTGGAAGGCAACCGCACCCGCAACCAGGCCTTCGAGGGCGTCGTGATCGCCATCAACGGCACGGGCAGCCGCAAGAGCTTCACCGTCCGCAAGATCTCCTTCGGTGAAGGCGTGGAGCGCGTGTTCCCCTTCAGCAGCCCTCTGCTCGCCAAGGTCACCGTGCTCGAGCGCGGCAAGGTCCGCCGCGCCAAGCTGTACTACCTGCGCGACCTGCGCGGCAAGGCCGCCCGCATCAAGAATGATCGCAGCCGCGTGATGAAGGATGCCGCGCGCGCCCAGGCCCAGAAGGCCAGCGCTGCCGCGGCCGAAGCGGCCCCCGAAGCCCAGGGCGAATAA
- a CDS encoding RNA methyltransferase yields the protein MNLAVVLVSPKTPGNVGSAARAMLNMGASDLRIVAPRCDYLDSQSVAMAVHAEGILRAARVYPTLRDALADRDLSVGTTARQRADLPPPRHPALVRPFVRDAAAPALVFGPEETGLINSDLEQCQMAVRIPTGDYASLNLAQAVLLVCYEFLQGQDEPPELTRKTATREEMEAMYGHLHETMQLIGYTDAVRARHTLRLWRALLDRALMSSAESRLFRGFLRQVKWKVDDAAERGTAAPRHAPQGEELAEGGPAQD from the coding sequence GTGAATCTCGCGGTGGTCCTCGTCTCTCCGAAAACGCCCGGCAACGTCGGCTCGGCGGCCCGCGCCATGCTGAACATGGGCGCCAGCGACCTGCGGATCGTCGCGCCCCGCTGCGATTACCTGGACAGCCAGTCCGTGGCGATGGCCGTGCACGCCGAAGGCATCCTGCGGGCCGCGCGGGTGTACCCGACGCTGCGCGACGCCCTGGCCGACCGCGACCTGAGCGTGGGCACCACCGCCCGGCAGCGCGCGGACCTGCCGCCACCCCGGCACCCGGCGCTGGTGCGGCCCTTCGTGCGGGACGCCGCGGCGCCCGCGCTGGTGTTCGGGCCGGAGGAGACGGGCCTGATCAACAGTGACCTGGAGCAGTGCCAGATGGCTGTGCGCATCCCCACCGGGGACTACGCCAGCCTGAACCTCGCGCAGGCGGTGCTGCTGGTGTGCTACGAGTTCCTGCAGGGGCAGGACGAGCCGCCCGAACTGACCCGCAAGACCGCCACCCGCGAGGAGATGGAGGCCATGTACGGGCACCTGCACGAGACCATGCAGCTGATCGGCTACACCGACGCCGTGCGGGCCCGGCACACCCTGCGGCTGTGGCGGGCGCTGCTGGACCGAGCGCTGATGAGCAGCGCCGAAAGCCGGCTGTTCCGCGGCTTCCTGCGGCAGGTGAAGTGGAAGGTGGACGACGCCGCCGAACGCGGCACCGCCGCCCCCCGCCACGCCCCGCAGGGCGAGGAACTGGCTGAGGGCGGACCGGCGCAGGACTGA
- a CDS encoding GNAT family N-acetyltransferase, producing MPELLWPSERYKDSFLNAAREAQEAGSGLGDTLALNLPAVTADFAAYLSSLRQYEPGQPLPEGYVHSETLWLVEGGEYLGRVNLRHTLNARLREFGGHIGYEIQPSARGRGYATQALHLALERARDLGLERVLLTCDVVNLGSRRVIEKGGGVLEGEFTVPGHTEPIRRYWIPL from the coding sequence ATGCCTGAACTGCTCTGGCCCTCCGAACGGTACAAAGACAGCTTCCTGAACGCCGCGCGCGAGGCGCAGGAGGCCGGCAGCGGCCTGGGCGACACGCTCGCCCTGAACCTGCCCGCCGTCACCGCCGACTTCGCGGCCTACCTGAGCAGCCTGCGGCAGTACGAGCCGGGCCAGCCCCTGCCCGAGGGGTACGTGCACAGCGAGACCCTCTGGCTGGTGGAGGGCGGCGAGTACCTGGGCCGCGTGAACCTCCGCCACACCCTGAACGCGCGCCTGCGCGAGTTCGGCGGGCACATCGGGTACGAGATCCAGCCCTCGGCGCGGGGGCGCGGGTACGCCACCCAGGCCCTGCACCTCGCCCTGGAGCGCGCCCGGGACCTGGGCCTGGAGCGGGTGCTGCTCACCTGCGACGTGGTGAACCTGGGCTCCCGCCGCGTGATCGAGAAAGGGGGCGGCGTCCTGGAAGGGGAATTCACGGTCCCGGGGCACACCGAGCCCATCCGGCGGTACTGGATTCCCCTCTGA
- a CDS encoding serine O-acetyltransferase: MEGRPALDTEFFTRLMRHHQQGRRYPPSTWAVGFAERLLFALFPEHEGRCLDSLSELRAEFSLLHAELLRILVPLQPELPRPAAALAADFMDTLPGTFDTLMADAQALLAGDPAARSLYEVIRAYPGFYAVALYRMAHTLHRLGVPLLPRLITEHAHGKTGIDIHPGAVIGPEFCIDHGTGVVIGETARIGQRVKLYQGVTLGALSVTKDLAAVTRHPTIEDDVIIYAGATILGGDTVIGAGSIIGGNVWLTQSVPPHSRVYYHGGDEVRPPSPAR, translated from the coding sequence ATGGAAGGCCGCCCCGCCCTGGACACGGAATTTTTCACCCGGCTGATGCGTCACCACCAGCAGGGCCGCCGGTATCCGCCGTCCACCTGGGCGGTGGGCTTCGCCGAACGCCTGCTGTTCGCGCTGTTCCCCGAACACGAGGGCCGCTGCCTGGACAGCCTGTCGGAACTGCGCGCCGAGTTCAGCCTGCTGCACGCCGAACTGCTGCGCATCCTGGTTCCCCTACAACCGGAACTGCCGCGCCCCGCGGCCGCGCTGGCCGCAGACTTCATGGACACGCTGCCCGGCACGTTCGACACGCTGATGGCCGACGCGCAGGCCCTGCTGGCCGGCGACCCGGCCGCCCGCAGCCTGTACGAGGTGATCCGCGCGTACCCGGGTTTCTACGCCGTGGCGCTGTACCGCATGGCGCACACCCTGCACCGCCTGGGGGTGCCGCTGCTGCCGCGCCTGATCACCGAACACGCCCACGGGAAGACCGGCATCGACATCCACCCGGGCGCGGTGATCGGCCCGGAATTCTGCATCGACCACGGCACCGGCGTGGTGATCGGCGAGACCGCCCGCATCGGGCAGCGGGTGAAGCTGTACCAGGGCGTCACGCTGGGCGCTCTGAGCGTCACCAAGGACCTCGCGGCCGTCACGCGCCACCCCACCATCGAGGACGACGTGATCATCTACGCCGGCGCCACGATCCTGGGCGGCGACACCGTGATCGGGGCGGGCAGCATTATCGGCGGGAACGTGTGGCTCACGCAGAGCGTGCCGCCGCACTCGCGCGTGTACTACCACGGCGGGGACGAGGTCCGCCCGCCCAGCCCCGCCCGCTGA
- the lipB gene encoding lipoyl(octanoyl) transferase LipB, with translation MTESAFDILDLGVLPYRQAWELQHAHHDRVAGGGRPTLLLLEHPPVLTLGRKAREGTNIVVTREYLHAQNIEVLDIERGGDVTYHGPGQLVAYAIFPVGRKIVDFLRLLEGATIQALHTLGLPDARPNPGYAGVYVDPRTVNGRAYDQKIASFGVAVKRHVALHGIGLNVTTNLDHFDLIVPCGLEGTQMTSVQREYDLRGLPRTASIPDAKKALSDAFRQTFATYDWTIPELGAAPVARAGS, from the coding sequence GTGACCGAGTCGGCGTTCGACATCCTGGACCTGGGCGTCCTCCCCTACCGGCAGGCGTGGGAGTTGCAGCACGCGCACCACGACCGCGTGGCCGGCGGCGGACGGCCCACACTGCTGCTGCTGGAGCACCCGCCTGTCCTCACGCTCGGCCGCAAGGCCCGGGAAGGCACGAACATCGTGGTCACGCGCGAGTACCTGCACGCCCAGAACATCGAGGTGCTGGACATCGAACGCGGCGGGGACGTCACCTACCACGGCCCTGGTCAGCTCGTCGCGTACGCGATCTTCCCAGTGGGCCGCAAGATCGTGGACTTCCTGCGGCTGCTGGAAGGCGCGACCATTCAGGCACTGCATACCCTGGGCCTCCCGGACGCCCGGCCGAACCCCGGGTACGCGGGCGTGTACGTGGACCCGCGCACCGTGAACGGCCGCGCGTACGACCAGAAGATCGCCAGTTTCGGCGTGGCCGTCAAACGTCACGTGGCGCTGCACGGCATCGGCCTGAACGTCACGACGAACCTGGACCACTTCGACCTGATCGTGCCGTGCGGCCTGGAAGGCACGCAGATGACCAGCGTGCAGCGCGAGTACGACCTGCGCGGCCTGCCGCGCACTGCCAGCATCCCGGACGCGAAAAAAGCACTCTCGGACGCCTTCCGCCAGACCTTCGCCACCTATGATTGGACCATCCCGGAACTGGGCGCAGCGCCAGTGGCCCGGGCGGGGAGTTAA
- a CDS encoding HAD hydrolase family protein produces the protein MTHSRSPRALPAGLPLLLAFDLDGTLIPELATTVPETSVQALARLRALGVKVAVITGRDTLPRAVMQAAQPDAVSTNNGGRIELHGELHTEARFSAEDLEAVLAHELHDARVVIFTRDGLYVDLPAGAPPEAWMLARGYRPLAEAPREGILKVGFYHPRVADLAGRLRRTHPHLVLTGAQAPYTEFLTVTPEGAHKGAALTLIADALGIPHDRTVAFGDSDNDVAMLEVAGYAVQSGTLPLLAGHADAQVGGPDRLGEYLHALADRLEG, from the coding sequence GTGACCCACTCCCGCTCCCCCCGCGCCCTGCCCGCCGGCCTGCCGCTGCTGCTCGCCTTCGACCTGGACGGCACCCTGATTCCCGAACTGGCCACCACCGTCCCGGAGACGTCCGTGCAGGCCCTGGCGCGGCTGCGGGCGCTGGGCGTGAAGGTCGCCGTGATCACCGGCCGCGACACGCTGCCCCGCGCGGTCATGCAGGCCGCGCAGCCGGACGCCGTGAGCACCAACAACGGCGGCCGGATCGAACTGCACGGGGAACTGCACACCGAGGCCCGCTTCAGCGCCGAGGATCTGGAGGCCGTGCTCGCCCATGAACTGCACGACGCGCGGGTGGTGATTTTCACCCGCGACGGCCTGTACGTGGACCTGCCGGCCGGCGCGCCGCCCGAGGCGTGGATGCTCGCCCGCGGGTACCGCCCGCTGGCCGAGGCGCCCCGCGAGGGCATCCTGAAGGTCGGGTTCTACCACCCGCGCGTGGCGGATCTGGCGGGCCGGCTGCGCCGCACGCACCCCCACCTGGTCCTGACGGGCGCGCAGGCCCCGTACACCGAATTCCTGACCGTCACGCCCGAGGGCGCGCACAAGGGCGCCGCCCTGACCCTGATCGCGGACGCGCTGGGCATCCCGCACGACCGGACCGTGGCCTTCGGGGACAGCGACAACGACGTCGCCATGCTGGAGGTCGCCGGGTATGCCGTGCAGTCCGGCACGCTGCCGCTCCTGGCCGGGCACGCCGACGCCCAGGTGGGCGGCCCGGACAGGCTGGGCGAGTACCTGCACGCCCTGGCCGACCGCCTGGAAGGCTGA
- a CDS encoding MDR family MFS transporter, translating into MWNTLHPNVRIRIINSFLTRMVGGAIFPFMAIYFTHHLGAALAGLLLMLLVAVQFVAGLYGGGLADAWGRRRTLLAGEVLKVAAFAALLLANLHAPLPWLTFATLVAINVANGLINPAAEAMLVDVSTPETRTFMYSVNYWAINASLLIGTLLGGWLYQDHFQALLAGLLGMSFVTLFLAWTRMSETLGGPRPTRAEVRGRMGPGPLLRSYAQVVGDRAYLLFLLGFVLLMSIEMGRQNFIPVHLAQDFPVQALFGVPLTGVKAMSLMTAINTVMIVLFTIPASRWVQGRDLRRVMAAGFLLFTAGFAGLNGSAHLGTLMLASVALSIGELLYVPSRQTLLADLIPEDRRGAYLAVNGQTFTLGKWIAALGVPLGAQIGPGGMLAAVLLTGVAATALSLAGLRRPAAPARVPVPESV; encoded by the coding sequence ATGTGGAACACGCTGCACCCGAACGTCAGGATCCGCATCATCAACTCCTTCCTGACCCGCATGGTGGGCGGCGCGATCTTCCCGTTCATGGCCATCTACTTCACGCACCACCTGGGCGCGGCCCTGGCGGGCCTGCTGCTGATGCTGCTGGTCGCCGTGCAGTTCGTCGCCGGTCTGTACGGCGGCGGCCTCGCGGACGCCTGGGGCCGCCGCCGCACCCTGCTGGCCGGTGAGGTCCTGAAAGTCGCCGCGTTCGCCGCGCTGCTGCTCGCCAACCTGCACGCGCCGCTGCCCTGGCTGACCTTCGCCACGCTGGTCGCCATCAACGTGGCCAACGGTCTGATCAACCCGGCCGCCGAGGCGATGCTGGTGGACGTCAGCACCCCCGAGACGCGCACGTTCATGTACTCCGTGAACTACTGGGCGATCAACGCCAGCCTCCTGATCGGCACGCTGCTCGGCGGGTGGCTGTACCAGGACCACTTCCAGGCGCTGCTGGCCGGGCTGCTGGGCATGTCCTTCGTCACGCTGTTCCTCGCCTGGACCCGCATGAGTGAAACGCTGGGCGGCCCGCGCCCCACGCGCGCCGAGGTGCGCGGGCGCATGGGGCCGGGGCCGCTGCTGCGCAGTTACGCCCAGGTGGTCGGGGACCGCGCCTACCTGCTGTTTCTGCTGGGGTTCGTGCTGCTCATGAGCATCGAGATGGGCCGCCAGAACTTCATTCCCGTGCACCTCGCGCAGGACTTTCCCGTGCAGGCGCTGTTCGGCGTGCCGCTGACCGGCGTGAAGGCCATGAGCTTGATGACCGCCATCAACACCGTCATGATCGTCCTGTTCACCATTCCCGCCAGCCGCTGGGTGCAGGGCCGCGACCTGCGGCGCGTGATGGCCGCCGGGTTCCTGCTGTTCACCGCGGGCTTCGCCGGCCTGAACGGCAGCGCGCACCTGGGCACCCTGATGCTCGCCAGCGTGGCCCTGAGCATCGGTGAACTGCTGTACGTGCCCAGCCGCCAGACGCTGCTGGCCGACCTGATCCCGGAGGACCGGCGCGGCGCGTACCTCGCCGTGAACGGCCAGACCTTCACGCTCGGGAAGTGGATCGCCGCGCTCGGCGTGCCGCTGGGCGCCCAGATCGGCCCGGGCGGCATGCTGGCCGCCGTGCTGCTCACCGGCGTGGCCGCCACGGCCCTCAGCCTCGCCGGGCTGCGCCGCCCCGCCGCGCCCGCCCGCGTGCCCGTCCCGGAGAGCGTCTGA
- the lipA gene encoding lipoyl synthase: protein MTQQDTQDKEIRFIKNGIYRKDSVPVREKKPDWLKISIPTGQVYTEVRKIVKEHRLHTVCEEAMCPNISECWSRGTATFMLMGHVCTRACRFCAVDTGNPMGKLDLDEPRSVADSVRLMDLKYVVLTSVDRDDLPDGGAYHFAKTVQAIKQVNPETRVEALTPDFGGNTHCVDLVLDSGVDTYAQNLETVRRLTHPVRDIRASYDQTLAVLAHAKKARPDVITKTSIMLGLGETREEIREAMRDCRAAGVDVLTFGQYLRPTMHHLPVDRYVSPAEFDEIREEGMQLGFMEVVAGPLVRSSYKAEQIVMDKPGNLPQHLAHLNQDSELKLI, encoded by the coding sequence ATGACGCAGCAAGACACGCAGGACAAGGAAATCAGGTTCATCAAGAACGGCATCTACCGCAAGGACAGCGTCCCCGTCCGCGAGAAGAAACCCGACTGGCTGAAGATCAGCATTCCCACCGGGCAGGTGTACACCGAGGTCCGCAAGATCGTCAAGGAACACCGCCTGCACACGGTCTGCGAGGAAGCGATGTGCCCCAACATCAGCGAATGCTGGTCGCGCGGCACCGCCACCTTCATGCTGATGGGCCACGTCTGCACCCGCGCCTGCCGGTTCTGCGCCGTGGACACCGGGAACCCCATGGGCAAACTGGACCTGGACGAGCCCCGCAGCGTCGCCGACAGCGTGCGCCTCATGGACCTCAAGTACGTGGTGCTCACCAGCGTGGACCGCGACGACCTGCCCGACGGCGGCGCGTACCACTTCGCCAAGACCGTCCAGGCCATCAAACAGGTCAACCCCGAAACCCGCGTGGAGGCCCTCACGCCCGACTTCGGCGGCAACACCCACTGCGTGGATCTCGTGCTGGACAGCGGCGTGGACACCTACGCCCAGAACCTGGAAACCGTGCGGCGCCTCACGCACCCCGTGCGCGACATCCGCGCCAGCTACGACCAGACCCTGGCCGTCCTCGCGCACGCCAAGAAGGCCCGCCCGGACGTGATCACCAAGACCAGCATCATGCTGGGCCTGGGCGAGACCCGCGAGGAGATCCGCGAGGCCATGCGCGACTGCCGCGCCGCCGGCGTGGACGTCCTCACCTTCGGACAGTACCTGCGCCCCACCATGCACCACCTGCCGGTGGACCGCTACGTCTCCCCCGCCGAGTTCGACGAGATCCGCGAGGAAGGCATGCAGCTCGGGTTCATGGAAGTCGTCGCCGGACCGCTCGTGCGCAGCAGCTACAAGGCCGAGCAGATCGTGATGGACAAGCCGGGCAACCTGCCCCAGCACCTCGCGCACCTCAACCAGGACAGCGAACTCAAGCTGATCTGA
- a CDS encoding metallophosphoesterase family protein: MRLAVISDVHGNAFALDAVLQDLRAEAPDLIVNLGDQVEGSADPARAAALQAELAAGGAVEIRGNNEEKFWPGGRRHPISVHMGEWLGTQLDPATIQHLAALPRETCVAGGRVYACHGTPDSTWHMLLWAWHPDPTHPQGGCYHARDARELRRIVAPLEAEVVLCGHTHRPGLTRVGDTLVVNAGAVSDQVDGDPRARWTLLEQGRGGRWTVDFRTVPYDVQAAVAWSRAHSPFGEAEAQLLESGEMTARSRTIPAE; encoded by the coding sequence ATGAGACTCGCGGTGATCTCCGACGTTCACGGCAACGCCTTCGCGCTGGACGCCGTGCTCCAGGACCTGCGCGCGGAGGCCCCCGACCTGATCGTGAACCTGGGCGACCAGGTGGAGGGCTCCGCCGACCCCGCCCGCGCCGCCGCCCTGCAGGCCGAACTGGCCGCCGGGGGCGCCGTGGAGATCCGGGGCAACAACGAGGAGAAATTCTGGCCGGGCGGCAGGCGTCACCCCATCAGTGTGCACATGGGCGAGTGGCTGGGCACGCAACTGGACCCGGCCACGATTCAGCACCTGGCCGCACTGCCCCGCGAGACGTGCGTCGCCGGCGGGCGGGTGTACGCCTGCCACGGCACGCCAGACAGCACCTGGCACATGCTGCTGTGGGCCTGGCACCCCGACCCCACCCACCCGCAGGGCGGCTGCTACCACGCCCGGGACGCCCGGGAACTGCGCCGCATCGTGGCCCCGCTGGAGGCCGAGGTGGTGCTGTGCGGGCACACCCACCGCCCCGGCCTGACCCGCGTGGGAGACACCCTGGTCGTGAACGCCGGGGCGGTCAGCGACCAGGTGGACGGCGACCCCCGCGCCCGCTGGACCCTGCTGGAACAGGGCCGTGGCGGGCGCTGGACCGTGGACTTCCGAACCGTGCCGTACGACGTGCAGGCCGCTGTGGCGTGGTCCCGGGCGCACTCGCCGTTCGGCGAGGCCGAGGCGCAGCTGCTCGAGAGCGGCGAGATGACCGCCCGGTCCCGCACCATTCCCGCCGAGTAG
- a CDS encoding MFS transporter has protein sequence MVPLLGFYLTAQQHMNVGQVSVILSALGVGRFLAEGFGGQLSDRYGTAFTMTLALTGGGLMLLLLAQAHTFAQLFAGVLAYSLLTAMYKPAASTAVADLTAGPQRARAYNLLYWAINVGASIAPVLGGVLAGLNARLLFYLDALTMFVYAAILTLFYRAPRTPHEHTRRAALLPRDRLLWQFCLATLLYALTYQSYKLLALVFAQQGYAAVQYGQVLAVNGLLVILLGLPVGHFIARTSHPRWQVAGAALLGTGFLLHAFAHTLGQHVLAVTVWTLGEIVAYSISKTIISELAPPQNRGAYIGLVGSMSGLATLIAPLLGGALLQHLGAAPMWTAMAGVGFTAAALYLWLEARVTRRRAETARWEAALPAG, from the coding sequence GTGGTGCCGCTCCTGGGTTTTTACCTCACCGCGCAGCAGCACATGAACGTGGGGCAGGTCAGCGTGATCCTTAGCGCGCTGGGCGTGGGCCGCTTCCTCGCCGAGGGCTTCGGCGGGCAGCTCAGCGACCGGTACGGCACCGCCTTCACCATGACACTCGCCCTGACCGGCGGCGGCCTCATGCTGCTGCTGCTCGCCCAGGCGCACACCTTCGCGCAGCTGTTCGCCGGGGTGCTCGCCTACTCCCTCCTGACCGCCATGTACAAACCCGCCGCCAGCACCGCCGTCGCCGACCTCACCGCCGGCCCGCAGCGCGCCCGGGCGTACAACCTGCTGTACTGGGCGATCAACGTCGGCGCGTCCATCGCCCCGGTCCTCGGCGGCGTCCTCGCCGGCCTGAACGCCCGACTGCTGTTCTACCTGGACGCCCTGACCATGTTCGTGTACGCCGCGATCCTCACCCTCTTCTACCGCGCGCCCCGCACCCCGCACGAGCACACCCGCAGGGCGGCCCTGCTCCCCCGCGACCGGCTGCTGTGGCAGTTCTGCCTCGCCACCCTGCTGTACGCCCTGACCTACCAGAGCTACAAATTGCTCGCCCTGGTGTTCGCGCAGCAGGGCTACGCAGCCGTGCAGTACGGCCAGGTGCTCGCCGTGAACGGCCTGCTGGTGATCCTGCTGGGCCTCCCGGTCGGGCACTTCATCGCCCGCACCAGCCACCCCCGCTGGCAGGTCGCGGGTGCCGCGCTGCTCGGCACGGGCTTCCTGCTGCACGCCTTCGCGCACACCCTGGGGCAGCACGTCCTGGCCGTCACCGTCTGGACCCTGGGCGAGATTGTCGCCTACAGCATCAGCAAGACCATCATCAGCGAACTCGCCCCACCCCAGAACCGCGGCGCGTACATCGGGCTGGTGGGCAGCATGAGCGGCCTCGCCACCCTCATCGCGCCCCTGCTGGGCGGCGCGCTGCTCCAGCACCTCGGCGCCGCGCCCATGTGGACCGCCATGGCCGGCGTGGGCTTCACGGCCGCCGCGCTGTACCTGTGGCTGGAGGCCCGCGTCACCCGCCGGCGCGCGGAGACGGCCCGCTGGGAAGCGGCCCTGCCGGCCGGCTGA
- a CDS encoding alpha/beta fold hydrolase: protein MTTPDSSRPRTVLMLHAYPLNARMWDDQKAALEAAGLTVLAPDLPGFGAAPGAMTSLEETAADLLATLPAGPLALVGLSMGGYLAMELLAQAPDRFARVVLADTTLRADPPEKVQDRHAQADRVLEEGPGFLMDAARDEHPAATFRRVQPMIEAATPEGVAGALRAMAARGESRSVLAGLHVPLLVLVGADDPVTPPDRAQEIADAGRGDLVVIPGARHLSNLDQPAAFTQALLDFLT, encoded by the coding sequence ATGACCACCCCCGACTCCAGCCGGCCCCGCACAGTGCTGATGTTGCACGCCTACCCCCTGAACGCCCGCATGTGGGACGACCAGAAGGCCGCCCTGGAGGCCGCCGGGCTCACCGTGCTCGCCCCGGACCTGCCGGGCTTCGGCGCGGCGCCCGGCGCCATGACCAGCCTGGAGGAGACGGCCGCTGACCTGCTCGCCACCCTGCCCGCCGGACCGCTCGCCCTGGTGGGCCTCAGCATGGGCGGGTACCTGGCTATGGAGCTGCTCGCGCAGGCCCCGGACCGGTTCGCGCGGGTGGTGCTGGCCGACACGACCCTGCGCGCCGACCCTCCCGAGAAGGTCCAGGACCGCCACGCCCAGGCCGACCGCGTCCTGGAAGAAGGCCCCGGGTTCCTGATGGACGCCGCCCGCGACGAGCACCCGGCCGCCACCTTCAGGCGGGTGCAGCCCATGATCGAGGCCGCCACGCCCGAGGGCGTGGCCGGGGCGCTGCGTGCCATGGCCGCGCGCGGCGAGAGCCGCAGCGTACTGGCCGGCCTGCACGTGCCGCTGCTGGTGCTCGTCGGCGCGGATGACCCCGTCACCCCGCCCGACCGCGCGCAGGAAATCGCGGACGCCGGACGCGGGGACCTGGTCGTGATCCCCGGCGCCCGGCACCTGTCGAACCTGGACCAGCCCGCCGCGTTCACTCAGGCGCTGCTGGACTTCCTGACCTGA
- a CDS encoding GNAT family N-acetyltransferase has protein sequence MTGGGLRPRVPGDLPALVAALRRVHEQDGYPSVWPQNPLAFVQGGAPLAAWVGVVGGVPAGQVLLCRAPGEGGGLEVKRLFVAPEARGQRLAEQLMRAAQAEGARRGGVLTLQVQEKNRAAQRLYARLGWVPSGEGVAAWTDPDGSHPRVLVFTWPSPGGPA, from the coding sequence ATGACGGGGGGTGGGCTCCGGCCACGGGTCCCCGGGGACCTTCCGGCCCTGGTGGCGGCGCTGCGGCGCGTGCACGAGCAGGACGGGTACCCGTCGGTGTGGCCGCAGAACCCGCTCGCCTTCGTGCAGGGCGGCGCGCCCCTCGCGGCCTGGGTGGGGGTGGTGGGGGGCGTGCCGGCCGGTCAGGTGCTGCTGTGCCGCGCGCCCGGAGAGGGCGGCGGGCTGGAGGTCAAGCGGCTGTTCGTGGCGCCGGAGGCGCGCGGGCAGCGCCTGGCCGAGCAGCTGATGCGGGCCGCGCAGGCCGAGGGGGCGCGGCGGGGTGGCGTGCTCACCTTGCAGGTGCAGGAGAAGAACCGGGCCGCGCAGCGCCTGTACGCGCGGCTGGGGTGGGTGCCGTCGGGCGAGGGTGTGGCCGCCTGGACGGACCCGGACGGGTCGCATCCCCGGGTGCTGGTGTTCACGTGGCCTTCACCCGGCGGGCCTGCGTGA
- the cysM gene encoding cysteine synthase CysM, giving the protein MTAPTRTLTDLIGNTPLVHLKSLSRPGVDLYAKLEGQNPGGSVKDRAARSMLEGALGRGEITPETRLIEPTSGNTGIALAMLARQYGLNLELVMPANATAERVKTMRAYGATVTLTPTEVGMEGAIDYARAKVAGGGYWMFNQFGNPDNPRAHFESTGPEIWRDTGGAVTHFVSSMGTTGTIMGVSRYLKAQNPAVQIVGVQPTEGSSIPGIRRWPKEYLPTIFEPERVDQVVDVSQEDATAMTRRLARDEAVFAGMSSGGAVTAATRVAAGLASGVIVVIVCDRGDRYLSSDIFEG; this is encoded by the coding sequence ATGACCGCCCCCACCCGCACCCTGACGGACCTGATCGGCAACACGCCCCTGGTGCACCTGAAGTCCCTGAGCCGCCCGGGCGTGGACCTGTACGCGAAACTGGAGGGCCAGAACCCGGGTGGCAGCGTGAAGGACCGCGCGGCGCGCAGCATGCTCGAAGGTGCGCTGGGCCGCGGCGAGATCACCCCCGAGACCCGGCTGATCGAACCGACCAGCGGCAACACCGGCATCGCCCTGGCAATGCTGGCCCGGCAGTACGGCCTGAACCTGGAACTGGTGATGCCGGCTAACGCCACCGCCGAACGGGTCAAGACCATGCGCGCCTACGGCGCCACCGTGACCCTCACGCCCACCGAGGTCGGCATGGAGGGGGCCATCGATTACGCGCGGGCGAAGGTGGCGGGGGGCGGGTACTGGATGTTCAACCAGTTCGGCAACCCGGACAACCCCCGCGCGCATTTCGAGAGCACCGGCCCCGAAATCTGGCGGGACACGGGCGGGGCCGTCACGCACTTCGTGTCCAGCATGGGCACCACCGGCACCATCATGGGCGTGAGCCGCTACCTGAAAGCGCAGAACCCGGCGGTGCAGATCGTGGGCGTGCAGCCCACCGAGGGGTCCAGCATTCCCGGCATCCGCCGCTGGCCGAAGGAGTACCTGCCGACCATCTTCGAACCCGAGCGGGTGGATCAGGTGGTGGACGTGAGCCAGGAGGACGCCACCGCCATGACCCGCCGGCTGGCGCGGGACGAGGCGGTGTTCGCCGGCATGAGCAGCGGTGGGGCGGTGACGGCCGCCACGCGCGTCGCGGCCGGACTGGCGTCGGGCGTGATCGTGGTGATCGTCTGTGACCGCGGGGACCGTTACCTCAGCAGCGACATCTTCGAGGGCTGA